TTCACCCCGCCGACGATTTGCGTGCCCGCCTTGAGCATTCGAGCGGTGTGGACGGTGGCCTCGCTGCCGGTGATGCCCTGGACGATGACCTTGTTGTCCTTGCTGAGAAAGATCGACATATCCACAAGTCCTTTCAGGCGCTCGCCAGCTCGGCGGCCTTGTCAGCGGCCTCGTCCATCGTCGACACCAGCGTCACCAACGGGTGGTTGGCCTCGGTCAGAATGCGACGGCCTTCCTCGACGTTGTTGCCGTCCAACCGAACCACCAGCGGCTTGTTCGCCTCGTTGCCCAGAATTCCCAGCGCCTTTACGATCCCGGTGGCCACCGCATCGCACGAGGTGATGCCGCCGAAAACATTGACGAACACGCTCTTGACCTGCTCGTCACCCAGTACCACGTCCAGTCCCGCGGCCATCACCTCAGCCGAAGCGCCGCCGCCGATATCGAGAAAGTTGGCCGGCTTGACTCCACCGTGGTTCTCACCGGCGTACGCGACGACGTCGAGAGTCGACATCACCAGGCCCGCGCCATTGCCGATGATCCCCACCTGACCGTCCAGCTTGACGTAGTTGAGGTCGTGCTCCTTGGCCTTGAGCTCCAGCGGATCCGTGGCAGCTCGATCCTCGAATTCGGCGTGGCCCGGCTGACGGAAGTCGGCGTTGCCGTCGAGGGTGATCTTGGCGTCCAGCGCGAGGATCTGATTGTCGGGGGTGCGCACCAGCGGGTTCACCTCGACCAGAGTGGCGTCCTCGGCGACGAAGAGCTCCCACAGCTTGGCGATGGTGACCGCGGCGGCGTCGAGCACCTCGGCTGGCAGATGACCTTGCTCGGCGATGGACCGCGCGAAAGCCCGGTCAACGCCCTGGACGGCGTTCACCGGGACTTTGGCAAGCCGCTCGGGTTTGGTGGCGGCCACCTCTTCGATCTCCACGCCGCCTTCCACCGAGCACATCGCCAGGTAGGTGCGATTGGCCCGGTCCAGCAGGAAAGAAAGGTAGTACTCCTCGGCGATATCGCTGGCCTCGGCGACCAGCAGTTTCTTGACGATGTGGCCCTTGATGTCCAGGCCGAGGATGTTCTTGGCGTGTTCGTACGCGTCTTGGGCAGTCGCGGCGTATTTGACGCCACCGGCCTTACCGCGGCCACCGATCTTGACCTGCGCCTTGACCATGACCGGACGACCGATCTCGGTGGCGATGGCCTTAGCGCCCTCGGCCGTGTCGGTCACCCGACCCGGCGTGCTGGGTACGTTGTGCTTGGCGAATAATTCCTTGGCTTGATACTCGAAAAGATCCATGGGCTCACCGTCTTCGCTCGGCTTACTGCTCGGCTGGTAGGGAGGCGGTACCGGAAATGGGCAACTCGCACGGAGGAACTGTATCGAGACGGCAGATGAGCTCCGCGATCGCATCCACCCGGTGTGGGCCAGGTCACCGAACGTTCGCCAATTCGAATCGTGATCCGGGTCACAATCCCGGCCGGATTCCACACTGAGGTTGCCACTTCCATCCGGTTACGGATACCGTCTCAGGGTCCAGATAACGTTATGGTCACGATCCGAGGACATTTCAGATTGTCCCAGCACCGTTTCGCTCGTTCTGCTGCCATGGCAGCGTCTCGCACACCTCGCGATCATTGGCCGCATCAGCACCGCGACGAAATCACCGAAATCATCCCGCTGGACGGATTCCTCGACGGCATCGCGGACCTGGATGACCTGGATTTCGCCGACCTCGATGACCTGGACCTAGGCGACGACTGCGTCTTCGACCACGAAGCCCAACTGCTGCAGGCTCCGGAGCTCGACGACCTAGACGACGCCGACGATCTGACCCCCGAGTGGCTGGCCACCCGCCCGGACGTGCTGAGCCCGGAGGTCACCCCAGTGCCCCGGCGTCGGGCCGGGCAACACCGCAAGCAGCCGGTCGGTGCGACCAGGGGCCGCCTGCTGATTTCGGCAATGGCCGCGGGCGCGGCAGCGGCGGCGGCGCACGCGGCGACCCAACAGTCGGAAACCCCCAGCACCCAGACCGTGCTGACCGCTCACGCTTTGGCACTCACCGGAGGTTCCGGAAGCGACGCGCCGCGGGGAGTCCAGGTCATCGCCGCCCAGCCTGCGGCAAATGCTGCCGTGCACAACGCGGAGTTTGCCAGGGGCGTGGCCTTCGCCGAGGAACGCGCTCAGCGTGAGGCGCGACTGCAGCGGCCGCTGTACGTCATGCCGACCAAGGGCATATTCACCTCGAATTTCGGCTACCGATGGGGTGTACTGCACGCCGGTATCGATCTGGCCAACGCAATCGGAACCCCGATCTACGCGGTGTCGGATGGCGTCGTCATCGACGCCGGTCCCACCGCCGGCTACGGAATGTGGGTCAAGCTGCTCCACGCCGACGGCACGGTCACGCTGTACGGCCACATCAATACCGCGTTGGTCAGCATCGGCGAGCGCGTGATGGCGGGCGATCAGATAGCCACCATGGGCAACCGCGGCTTTTCCACCGGCCCGCACCTTCACTTCGAGGTACTCCTGGGCGGCAGCGAGCGAGTGGACCCCGTGCCGTGGCTGGCACAGCGGGGACTTAGCGTCGGCGGCTACACCGGCTGACCCGGCTGGTCGTGGAGCGATCGAACACCGAACGTGCACTGGCTGCGAAGGATTCGCGACTTTTTCGCAGCGAGTGCACGCTGGGTGCACCGACGCTAGAGCTTGGTGACCGGGGCGTGGTTATGCATCAGCTTCACGCGACCCGAACTACCGAAATCGATCAGCGACATCGCCGATTCGCCGACACCGGACACTTCCTCGACCCGGCCCATGCCGTACTTGTCATGGGTGACCCGGTCCCCGGGTTGCAGCACCAATAGCGGCCGCCTGCTCGCCCCTCCAGCACGGGTGGGCGATGGCCGCGGGGTACCGAACCGCCCTGCACCACTGACCGGCGCGCTGAACGACGTGGCCGGTGCGGTGCGCCGCCAATCGATGAGGTCTGGCGGAATCTCCCGCAGGAACCGGGACTCCGGGTTGAGCATCGGTTGTCCCCAGGACGAACGCACGATTGCCCGGCTCACGTACAGTCGTTGCCGGGCCCGGGTGATGCCCACGTAGGCCAGGCGCCGCTCCTCAGACAGTTCCCCGGCATCATCCAAGGCCCGCATGTGCGGGAACATTCCGTCCTCCCAGCCGGTCACGAACACCACCGGGAACTCCAGGCCCTTGGCGGTGTGCAACGTCATCAGCGTGACCAGGCCCGCACTGTGCTCCGGTATCTCGTCGGTGTCGGCGACCAGCGACACCCTTTCCAGAAACTCCGCCAGCACACCGGTGTCGGGCACGTCTTCGTCGTCTGGTTCAAGCCCCGCGGCTTCGCTGGTCTGCAGGGCTCGGTCGGTGCTGAATTCGTGTGCGACGCTGACGAGTTCGTTGAGGTTGTCCAGCCGTGCCAGCTCTTGGGGGTCGGTGGACGATTCCAGCTCCCGGCGGTATCCGCTGCGTTCCAGCACCGCCTCGACCAGCTCACCCAGGTCGTCATCGAGGCGGCCCCGCAGCTCGTCGAGCATCTCGACGAAGCCTGCGATCGCCTTCTCCGCGCGGCTGTTGAGCATCGGAACCTTGCCGCTCGCCGCGGCGGCAAGCGCGTCTGCGAAGCTGGCGCCGGTGTTCTCCGCATACACCGCCACACACGCCTCGGCCCGATCCCCGATACCGCGGCGGGGGGTGTTGAGGATGCGCCGCATGCTGACCGCGTCGCCAGGGTTGTCCAGCACGCGCAGGTAAGCGACGATGTCGCGTATCTCTTTGCGTTCGTAAAAGCGCACTCCGCCAACGACTTTGTACGGAATTCCGGCGCGAATGAACACCTCTTCCAGTGAGCGCGACGAATTGTTGGTGCGGTAGAAGACCGCCACGTCGTTGTAGGTGATGTCGCCACGCTGGGCCAGCGCATCAATCTCCTCGGCCACGAACCGGGCCTCGTCGTGCTCGTTGTCGGCGACGTAGCCGACGATCAGCTCGCCCGCGCCGGCGTCGGTCCACAACCGCTTCTCCCGGCGTCCGGAGTTGCGGGCGATCACTGAGTTGGCTGCCGACAGGATGTTCTGCGTCGAGCGGTAGTTCTGTTCCAGCAGAATCGTTCTGGCGTCGGGATAGTCGCGTTCGAAGTCTTCGATGTTGCGAATCGTGGCGCCGCGGAACGCATAGATCGACTGGTCGGCGTCGCCGACGACGCACAACTCGCCGGGCGGGACACCATCCTCGGTGTCGCGACCGACCAGCTCCCGCACCAGCACGTACTGCGCGTGGTTGGTGTCTTGGTATTCGTCGACCAAGACGTACCGGAACCGCCGCCGGTAGTACTGGGCAATCTGCGGGAACGTTTGCAGCACCGCCACCGTCTCGCCGATGAGGTCGTCGAAGTCCAGCGCGTTGGCCGCGCGCAGCCGTCGCTGATATTCGGCGTAGACGCTGGCAACGGTGCGCGCTAGGTCATCGGAGTCGTCCGTTAGGGCGGCCAGTGCCCCATGCGGGTCGATCAGCTCGTTCTTCAGGTTGGAGATGGCGTTGGCCAGCAGCCGCGGCGAATACCGCTTGATGTCCAGGCCCATGTCCCGACCGATCATCTGCAGCAGCCGCCGCGAATCGTCGGCATCGTAGATCGAGAAGTTGGAGTTGAGACCTTCGATCAGCGAGGCCTGGTTGCGCAGGATGCGCACGCAGGTGGAGTGAAACGTGGACACCCACATGTACCGGGCCCGGTCGCCGACCAGGGCCACTACCCGTTCCCGCATCTCGGCGGCGGCCTTGTTGGTGAAGGTGATGGCCAAGATCTGACCGACACCGACACCGCGGGCCGCGATCAGGTAGGCGATCCGCCGGGTCAACACCGCCGTCTTGCCCGAGCCCGCGCCCGCGACGATCAGCAGCGGAGAACCCTCATGCACCACCGCGTGGCGCTGTTGTGGATTCAGGCCCTCCAGCAGGGCATCTGCCGGGGCTGAACGGGGGAGTTTCGCGTCGGTCGCATGCACACTCATGTCGGTCCAAACTTACCGCCGCACACCGACGGCGTGTCGGACCAGGGCATCGGCCGAGCGTCACGCCGCCGCTACAGCGCAAGGCCCGATTGGTTCGCGCCCGCATGATTGCTATCCGAGCTAGGTTGAAACTGCCGGTGTTCTCGCTGCCCTGGTTCAGGCTGCCGATGTTTCCCAGCCCCAAGTTCGCGGCGCCGATGTTGCCGACGGCCGAGAGTGCGCTCAATGCCGGGAACGCCTGCTGCCACGGCGCCAACGTTGCCGCCACGGCCGACGCCCCGCTGTGGTAACCGAACATCGCCGCGACATCCTGCGCCCACATCTGTTCGCAAATGGCCTCGGCGGCGGCGATCACCGGAGCGTTCTGACCGAACAGGTTCGACAGCACCAACTGCACCAACTGCGAGCGGTTGGCCGCCACCGCTATCGGCTGCACGATTGCCGCCTGGGCGGCCCCGAACACGCCGGCAACCGTCCGGGCTTGCCCGGCCGCGCCCGCGGCCCGTGCCGCCGCAGCGCTCAGCCACCCCGCATACGGTGCCGCCGCGGCCGCCATTGCGGCCGATGCCGAACCCTGCCACCACTGACCCGCTAACCCCGACGTCACCAATCCGAACGAGTCCGCGGCCGACGCCAGCCCCTCGGGACCAAGCCGTCCCAGGCCGTCGCAGCCTGCAGCATCGGGGCGGAGCCCGCACCCGTGAACATCAGCAAGGAATTGATTTCGGGTGGCAACACCGAGAAATTCATCGCCAGAGTCCTTTCCCCCGGGTATCACAAGCCCGCGGCGGGCCGCCGGGCTGTCCAACGACCGCGTCAGCGAATAGAGCTGACGGCCGTGGGGGTGACCACGAGGGGCGTTTCGGCGAATTACCAGCCAGGCGCGTCGGGGCGCACCTCCGGTTCGCAGCCACCGGAACGGCGTTGCGGCCAGCAAACCGCCTTCGGCCGAGTCCGTCGGTTGCACGGTGTGGGCAGTAGCGGGAAGCTGCTTTTGCGCAGGCATGGCATTTGGTGGCACACTCTGTTGGTGCTCAGTGCGCAGCGCCGATTTTTCTACGGGTACCCGCCAGCGGTGCCCGTGGTTTAGCTGCTTTCGCAGAGCCCCGTGGTCCGCTTCGGCGATTCGGGGCTCGGCTCATGTGTGAGGCCCGACACCGGATGAGATCAGAACACCCACCTCACGACAACGCGGAGTTAGCAGAAATGAACCTGGAAGTGGTCAAAACCCAACCACCCCCCAAGATCGACGGGCTGCGCGAAGAGATCGACCGGCTAGACGGTGAGATCCTCGATTTGGTCAAACGGCGCATCGAGGTCTCCAAGGCCATCGGCAAGGTCCGGATGGCATCCGGCGGCACCCGGCTGGTGCACAGCCGCGAAATGGAGGTCATCCAGCGCTACAGCGAGCTGGGCCCCGACGGTAAGGATCTGGCCATGCTGCTATTGCGACTGGGCAGGGGCCGGCTCGGTCACTAATGGGTCACTTCGGCCGCTACATGCCGGGGATTTGTCTTTTGCTGCGGTAAATTTCCGCCGAAATGGTTGCGGCAGAGGCGGCTGGAGTTTCGCATTTGCGCCGACTGATGGTCATCTCGGCGGCGATTTTGCTTGCCCTGCTCGGGCAGTCCGCCAGCTCGGCAACCTCGTCCGCGTGGTCCCGGCGCGGTCTGCCCATCGAGTACCTGCTGGTCCCGTCACCGTCGATGCACCGCCAGATCAAGGTGGAGTTTCAAGGCGGCGGCCCGCACGCGGTGTACTTGCTGGATGGCATGCTCGCCCGAGACGACTACAACGGCTGGGACATACACCTCCCGGTGTTCGAGTGGTTTGACCAGTCGGGTTTGTCACTCGCCATGCCCACCGGTGGCATGGCGAGTTTCTATTCCAACTGGTACCGGCCGGCGGTCGGCAATGACGGGGTGTGGACGTACAAGTGGGAAACCTTTTTGACCCAGGAGCTGCCCGATTGGCTGGCGGCGAACAAGGGGATCAGTCCGACGGGAAACGCCGTGGTGGGTGCATCCATGGCCGGATCCGCGTCACTGATCCTGGCCGCCAAGCACCCGGAGAACTTCAGCTACGCGTCCTCGATGTCGGGCTTTCTCAATCTGTCCGCCGGACAATGGCCGTCGCTGGTCAGCATCGCGCAGCTGGGCGCCGGTGGCTTTCACTCCGACGCGATGTGGGGCCCGCCGGGCGACCCCGCATGGGCCCGCAACGACCCGACGGTCAATGCCGCGAAGCTGGTCGCCAACCGCACCCGCGTCTGGGTGTATTCGGGCAACGGCACGCCCGCGCAGGAGTTGGGCGGCAATAAGCCGGCGGCAAGCCTGCTGGAAAACGCCACGCGGGTGAGCAACAAGGCTTTCCAAAGCAAGTACAAGGCCGCCGGGGGGTACAACGGCGTGTTCAATTTCCCGGATAACGGCACCCACACCTGGGAATACTGGGGTGCGCAATTGCAGGCCATGCTGCCTGATCTGCAGCGGGTGCTGGGCGAGGACGGCTGACGCGCCTCGCCCTCCCGCCCGGCCGGCTCCGCAGCATAGGGTCGAGCCATGACCTCCGTGCAATCAATCCCGGACATCACCGCCACCCCGGCTTGGGACGCCCTGCGCAGGCATCACGATCAGATCGGCGACACCCAGCTTCGCCAGTTCTTCGTCGACGATCCCGACCGCGGCCGCGAACTCAGCGTCACCGTCGGCGACCTCTACATCGACTACAGCAAGCACCGCGTCACCCGCGAGACGCTACGGCTGCTGATCGATCTGGCCCGAGCCGCCAACCTTGAGGAGCACCGCGATCGGATGTTCGCCGGTGCGCGCATCAATACCTCGGAGGACCGCGCGGTATTGCACACCGCGCTGCGGCTACCCCGAGACGCCGAGCTGATCGTGGACGGTCGCAATGTCGTCGAGGACGTGCACGCTGTGCTCGACGCGATGGGCGACTTCACCGACCGCCTGCGCAGCGGAGAATGGACCGGAGCCACCGGAAAACGGATCAGCACCGTGGTCAACATCGGTATCGGTGGTTCAGACCTGGGCCCGGTGATGGTGTACCAGGCATTGCGCCACTACGCCGACGCGGGGATTTCAGCACGCTTCGTCTCCAACGTCGATCCCGCTGACATGATAGCCACGCTGGCCGACTTAGACCCTGCCACAACACTTTTCATCGTCGCATCGAAGACCTTCTCCACGCTGGAGACGCTGACGAACGCGACTGCCGCGCGGCGCTGGTTGACCGACGCACTCGGCGACGCGGCGGTGTCTCAGCACTTCGTCGCCGTTTCCACCAACCGCCGACTGGTCGACGACTTCGGTATCAACACCGACAACATGTTCGGGTTCTGGGATTGGGTCGGCGGACGCTATTCGGTCGATTCGGCTATCGGGCTGTCGGTGATGGCGGCCATCGGCCGCCAGGCCTTCGCCGATTTTCTGTCCGGGTTCCACATCGTCGACCTGCATTTCAAGACCGTCCCGTTGGAGTCCAACGCGCCTGCCCTGCTCGGCCTGATTGGACTCTGGTACTCCAACTTCTTCGACGCGCAATCGCGCGCGGTGTTGCCGTATTCCAACGACTTGGCGCGGTTCGGAGCCTATCTGCAGCAGCTGGCCATGGAGTCGAACGGGAAGTCGATCCGCGCGGATGGCACGCCGGTGAGCACCGACACCGGTGAAATCTATTGGGGCGAACCGGGCACCAACGGCCAACACGCCTTCTACCAGCTACTGCATCAGGGCACTCGGCTGGTGCCGGCCGATTTCATCGGCTTCAGTCAACCCATCGACGACCTGCCCACCGTGGAGGGCACCGGCAGCATGCACGACCTGCTGATGAGCAACTTCTTCGCCCAAACCCAGGTGTTGGCATTCGGCAAGACCGCCGACGAGATCGCCGCCGAAGGTACTCCCGCCGACGTGGTGCCGCACAAGGTAATGCCCGGCAACCGACCGACCACATCGATTCTGGCCAACCGGCTTACGCCGTCGGTGCTGGGACAGCTGATCGCGCTCTACGAGCACCAAGTGTTCACCGAGGGGGTGGTCTGGGGTATCGACTCGTTCGACCAATGGGGTGTGGAGTTGGGCAAGACACAGGCCAAAGCGCTGCTGCCGGTGATTACCAGCGACGCCTCCCCCATGACGCAGTCGGACAGCTCGACCGACGCGCTGGTGCGTCGGTACCGAACCGAGCGAGGCCGCAGCGGCTAACGGCCTGGTGCGCCAGTCGACGGTCTAGGCGAAACGCGTGCTCAGGTGAGGTGGCAGCACACGAATCAGCTGCACCAGCGGCGCCCACGGCCACCACGGCACCACGGCCCGCCCGGGCTCCCGCTCGATGGCGTCGACGAGTGCCTGAACGCCAGTTGCGTTGTCCACCATGAACATTGTGCTCGCCGATTTGGCCGTCATTTCCGACTCGATATAGCCCGGCTCCATCACCGAGATCTTGATGGGGCCCTTCGCGTACTCGGCACGCAGCGACTCGCCCAGCGAGCGCACGCCGGCTTTGCTTGCCGCATAAGCGGCTTTAACACCCGGCACCCCTTTGGCACCGAGCACCGAGGACATCAGCACCAGATGGCCCGAACCGCTCCTGGCGAACATGTCCAGTGCGGTTTCGATCTGCACTAGCGCGGCAACCAGATTGGTCTCGATGGTCGCCTTGTTCGCCCACAGTTTCCCGGAGCCCAGCCGGGCGCCCTTGCCGATACCAGCGTTGACGATGACGCGATCGAGGCCGCCAAGTTCGTCACCGAGCACGGCAAATACCTTCGGCACCTGCTCGGCGTCGTTGACATCCAGCTCCGCGACGGCGATCTTGATGGCCGGATATCGTTGTGACAGTTCGGTTTTCAGTTCTTCGAGACGGTCGGTGCGACGGGCACAGAGCGCCAGGTCGCGGCCCTTGCCGGCGAAGGCGCGGGCCATCCCGGCGCCCAGACCGGAACTGGCGCCGGTGATGAGAATCTTCTGGCGAGTCACCCGGGTGCGCATATCGGCTACTTGAGCAGCCGCGACATGCGCCGGTCGGCCAGCACCTTGCCACCGGTCTGGCACGCGGGACAGTACTGAAAAGACTTGTCCGCGAACGACACTTCACGCACGGTGTCACCGCACACCGGGCAGGGCAACCCGGTGCGTGCGTGTACTCGCAATCCGGAGCGCTTCTCCCCCTTGAGCATGGCGGCTCCCTGGCCGACCGACCGGCGCACCGCATCGGACAGCACCGACACCATCGCGTCGTGCAAGCTGGTGAGTTGTTCATCGGACAGTTTCCCGGCCGTGGCGTACGGCGAGATCTTGGCGACATGCAGAATTTCGTCACTGTAGGCGTTGCCGATACCGGCGATCACCTTCTGGTCGGTGATGACGGTCTTGATCCGGCCGGTGTTGCCGGCCAATTGCCCGGCCAGGTCGTCGGCGCTGACGGCCAATGCGTCTGGCCCCAGCGCGGCAATGCCGGGTACCTGCGCTGGGTCGTCGACCAGCCACACGGCCAGCCGCTTCTGGGTTCCGGCCTCGGTGAGGTCGAAGCCCGGCGCGGTGCCCGGGGCGCCCAGATGGACACGCAGCCCGATCGGCCCCTTGCCGGGTCGCAGCGGCGCTGCGGCCAGCCGGTCGGACCACCGCAACCAGCCCGCACGCGACAGATGAGCGATCAAGGCCAGCTTCCCGGCACGCAGTCCCAGGTACTTGCCCCACCGGTCGGCCCCGACAATCTCCTGGCCGTGCAGCGCGCCGATCGGCGGGTCGAACGTTTTCAGCACGGACAGCGCGCCGACGTCGACACGACCGACCGACAGACCGACGGCGTGCCGCCGCAAATGGTCTGCCAGCGCTTCGATCTCGGGGAGTTCGGGCACGCGTATCAGTCTGCCGACCGCCGCGCAGGGATGTCCATCCCGAGTGCTACGGGGGTCCGGCCGTCCCGGGCTGGCCGAATATCTGCCCGCCGGCACCGCCCTTGCCGCCGACACCGCCCTGGGCGGCACCGGCCCCGGCCCCGCCGTTGCCGCCGTTGCCGATCAGGCCGGCATCGCCGCCATCACCGCCGACACCGTTTCCCATCGGGGCGGTGAAGCCCGCGGGTATGGCGCCGGCGCTACCACCGTTGCCGCCGTTGCCGTAGAAGAACCCACCACTGCCGCCGAAGCCGCCGTCACTGGTCTGGAACACATTGCCGGTGCCGCCGCTGCCGAGGTTGCCCGGCGTGCCGGTGGCGCCGCCATTGCCGCCGGCGCCACCGTGGCCGAACAGCTGGGCGTCCCCGCCGAAGCCGCCGAGCACGCCGGGACCGGCGTCGCCGCCGTTGTGGCCGCCGCTGCCGCCGTTGCCTCCGTTGCCACCGGCGCCGGCATTGCCGCCGTTGCCAATCAACCCGGATTGACCGCCGCCACCACCGAAGCCGCCGTAACCGCCGGTGCCGTTGAAGGTCAGAATCTCGTTGGGGGCGCCCCCGCCATCTGCGCCGTTGCCGCCGAAGCCGCCGGTACCGCCGTTGCCGTAGAAGAACCCGCCGCCGCCGCCGGTGCCACCGTTGAGACCACTGCCACCCTGACCACCACTGTCTCCGCCAGTGCCTACGGTCTGGCCGGCGCCGCCCAATCCACCGTTGCCGCCGGCGCCGCCGTTACCGAACAGCCCGGAGTTGCCGCCGTTACCACCGGTCGCGAGGAAACCTCCGCCGTTAGCGCCGGCCGTGACGCTGCTGTCAGCGACGAACGAACCGCCATTGCCGCTGTTGCCACCGGCACCACCGTCGCCGTACAGCCACCCGCTGTGGCCGCCGTTGCCGCCGTTGCCGGCCTCCCCGCCATTGCCGCCCGAGGAAATGCCACCGGTGGCATTGCCGCCGTTTCCGCCCAGACCACCAAACCCGCCCGTGCCGAAGAGCAACCCACCGGGACCGCCGGAACCGCCGTTGCCCCCGACGCCGCCGTCAAAGCCGGAGGGTTGGCCCGGACCCGCGGCACCGGCCTGCCCCCCGTTACCACCGAGGCCACCGGCGCCGCCCAGGCCGTACAGCCACCCGCCGGCACCCCCGAGACCGCCGTTGCCACCCGCCTGGCCGGCCTCGCCTGCCGCACCCGCCGCCCCGTCGCCACCGGCGCCGCCCCGTCCGCCGTTGCCCAACAGCCCGGCCGACCCGCCGGTGCCGCCGGCCTGACCCAGCGCACCCGACCCGCCGTTGCCGCCGTTTCCGTACAGCCACCCGCCAGGCCCGCCGGCTTGGCCGGTCCCCGGGGCCCCGTTGGCGCCGTTGCCGATGAGTGGACGCCCAGTGAGCGCCAGCACGGGGTCAGTGGCCAAGGCCTGCGCTTGCTGCATGGGCAACGCGTTGAGGGCCTCGGTCGTGGCGTACTGCCCCGCGCCGGCGCTCATAAGCTGGACGAACTGCTGATGGAATAGCGCGGCCTGCGCGCTGAGCGCCTGATATGCCTGTGCGTGCGCGCTGAACAGCGCCGAAATGCCCGCCGACACCTCGTCGGCACCCGCCGGCAGCACCGCGGTTATCGGGGCCGCCGCCGCCGCGTTGGCCTGGCTAATCGTCGAACCAATACCTGCTAGATCGTTGGCCGCGGCAGCCACGTACTCGGGCGCTGCGTTCACCCACGACATCTACGTCCTCCAGACGCCTGCGACGGCCCGCCCGTCGCCATGTGATCTTCGACACAGGTTGACTAAGAAGCGATGGTATCGCGATCCGCGGACCTATCCGGGCGCTTCCACCAAATCCTTAATGCGGGATTACGCCACCGCTGTTCAGCGCGGCGCCCTAAGTGAGCCTTTTAGTGATCCCTAAGTAAGTAGGTATCCATGATCCAGCCGTGCCGTGCCCGCGCTTGGGCGCGTAGCGCCGCAATGCGCGTCCCGACCTCGCCGACCGTGCCTGCCACCAGCAGCTCGTCGTCGGTCCCCAGATAGGCGCCCCACCAGATTCGGGTGTCCGGCGGGCAGGCCCGAAACGAGCAGTCGCCGTCGAGCATGACCACAGCCGAGCCAGATAACCCGTGCGCGCGCAGTTGCCTGCCGGTGGTGATCAGGACGGGTTCGCCAACCTCGTTGAGCGGGATACGGTGCCGGGCCGTCAGCGCCTGCACCGCGGTGATACCCGGAACGACGTCATAGCTGATGTCGACCTCGGCGGCCACCGCATCCAGGACGCGCAATGTGCTGTCGTACAGCGCCGGGTCACCCCAGGCCAGGAAGGCCCCGACGCCGTCGGGCCCCAGCTCGGCGGAGATGGCCGCCGCCCAGATCCGTGCGCGCGCCGCGTGCCAGTCCGACACCGCCTCCCGGTACTCGGCAGCTGTCGATCGCGCTGGGTCGGACAATTCGACGAATCGGTACCCGGGCTCGCGAATGAACCGGGCACAGATCTTCCGCCGCAGCTCCACCAGGTCGCCTTTCGCCTCACCCTTGTCCATCGCGAAGAACACCTGCGTGTCGTTGAGCGCGTGAATCGCCTGGGCGGTCACGTAGTCGGGATCCCCGGCGCCGATACCGATGACGTGAATGTGCCGACTCACCTCAGTCCTCCGGGCCTCTCCGGTCCCTGTTTGCAGCTCAACCTAATTGAGGCCGCGAATGGGCTACCCGAGACCGCGGGTACCGGATACCATGGGTATTGACTATCGATTGTGATCT
The nucleotide sequence above comes from Mycobacterium decipiens. Encoded proteins:
- the sucC gene encoding ADP-forming succinate--CoA ligase subunit beta, translated to MDLFEYQAKELFAKHNVPSTPGRVTDTAEGAKAIATEIGRPVMVKAQVKIGGRGKAGGVKYAATAQDAYEHAKNILGLDIKGHIVKKLLVAEASDIAEEYYLSFLLDRANRTYLAMCSVEGGVEIEEVAATKPERLAKVPVNAVQGVDRAFARSIAEQGHLPAEVLDAAAVTIAKLWELFVAEDATLVEVNPLVRTPDNQILALDAKITLDGNADFRQPGHAEFEDRAATDPLELKAKEHDLNYVKLDGQVGIIGNGAGLVMSTLDVVAYAGENHGGVKPANFLDIGGGASAEVMAAGLDVVLGDEQVKSVFVNVFGGITSCDAVATGIVKALGILGNEANKPLVVRLDGNNVEEGRRILTEANHPLVTLVSTMDEAADKAAELASA
- a CDS encoding M23 family metallopeptidase, encoding MAASRTPRDHWPHQHRDEITEIIPLDGFLDGIADLDDLDFADLDDLDLGDDCVFDHEAQLLQAPELDDLDDADDLTPEWLATRPDVLSPEVTPVPRRRAGQHRKQPVGATRGRLLISAMAAGAAAAAAHAATQQSETPSTQTVLTAHALALTGGSGSDAPRGVQVIAAQPAANAAVHNAEFARGVAFAEERAQREARLQRPLYVMPTKGIFTSNFGYRWGVLHAGIDLANAIGTPIYAVSDGVVIDAGPTAGYGMWVKLLHADGTVTLYGHINTALVSIGERVMAGDQIATMGNRGFSTGPHLHFEVLLGGSERVDPVPWLAQRGLSVGGYTG
- the pcrA gene encoding DNA helicase PcrA, yielding MSVHATDAKLPRSAPADALLEGLNPQQRHAVVHEGSPLLIVAGAGSGKTAVLTRRIAYLIAARGVGVGQILAITFTNKAAAEMRERVVALVGDRARYMWVSTFHSTCVRILRNQASLIEGLNSNFSIYDADDSRRLLQMIGRDMGLDIKRYSPRLLANAISNLKNELIDPHGALAALTDDSDDLARTVASVYAEYQRRLRAANALDFDDLIGETVAVLQTFPQIAQYYRRRFRYVLVDEYQDTNHAQYVLVRELVGRDTEDGVPPGELCVVGDADQSIYAFRGATIRNIEDFERDYPDARTILLEQNYRSTQNILSAANSVIARNSGRREKRLWTDAGAGELIVGYVADNEHDEARFVAEEIDALAQRGDITYNDVAVFYRTNNSSRSLEEVFIRAGIPYKVVGGVRFYERKEIRDIVAYLRVLDNPGDAVSMRRILNTPRRGIGDRAEACVAVYAENTGASFADALAAAASGKVPMLNSRAEKAIAGFVEMLDELRGRLDDDLGELVEAVLERSGYRRELESSTDPQELARLDNLNELVSVAHEFSTDRALQTSEAAGLEPDDEDVPDTGVLAEFLERVSLVADTDEIPEHSAGLVTLMTLHTAKGLEFPVVFVTGWEDGMFPHMRALDDAGELSEERRLAYVGITRARQRLYVSRAIVRSSWGQPMLNPESRFLREIPPDLIDWRRTAPATSFSAPVSGAGRFGTPRPSPTRAGGASRRPLLVLQPGDRVTHDKYGMGRVEEVSGVGESAMSLIDFGSSGRVKLMHNHAPVTKL
- a CDS encoding chorismate mutase, translated to MRSEHPPHDNAELAEMNLEVVKTQPPPKIDGLREEIDRLDGEILDLVKRRIEVSKAIGKVRMASGGTRLVHSREMEVIQRYSELGPDGKDLAMLLLRLGRGRLGH
- a CDS encoding esterase family protein; amino-acid sequence: MVAAEAAGVSHLRRLMVISAAILLALLGQSASSATSSAWSRRGLPIEYLLVPSPSMHRQIKVEFQGGGPHAVYLLDGMLARDDYNGWDIHLPVFEWFDQSGLSLAMPTGGMASFYSNWYRPAVGNDGVWTYKWETFLTQELPDWLAANKGISPTGNAVVGASMAGSASLILAAKHPENFSYASSMSGFLNLSAGQWPSLVSIAQLGAGGFHSDAMWGPPGDPAWARNDPTVNAAKLVANRTRVWVYSGNGTPAQELGGNKPAASLLENATRVSNKAFQSKYKAAGGYNGVFNFPDNGTHTWEYWGAQLQAMLPDLQRVLGEDG